A single genomic interval of Stieleria maiorica harbors:
- a CDS encoding helix-turn-helix transcriptional regulator, whose translation MKPEPSPESGPIRSVDRELLLAMRSGELFGIGELTEELSVTATAVRQRIERLLARGLIDREKVVAGRGRPTYRYRITEQGKRITAADSTELAEAMWQELLSIEDPELRNRMLRSVATRLGREYAAQLDENAPLEERMRVLSRLLKSRRVVSDVISAGELPVLDINACPYPTLADGSQDHSMCRLEEQVLSEALGKPVQLSQCRLDGDSCCQFSPAVNSSTANSPGDGTTAEVD comes from the coding sequence ATGAAACCTGAGCCGTCACCGGAAAGCGGTCCCATCCGCTCGGTCGATCGCGAATTGCTGCTGGCGATGCGCAGCGGCGAGCTGTTCGGGATCGGAGAGCTGACCGAGGAGCTGAGCGTCACCGCGACGGCGGTCCGCCAGCGGATCGAGCGGTTGCTCGCTCGCGGCTTGATCGATCGCGAGAAAGTCGTGGCCGGTCGTGGCCGGCCCACGTACCGTTACCGAATCACCGAGCAAGGCAAGCGGATCACGGCAGCCGATTCGACCGAATTGGCCGAAGCGATGTGGCAGGAACTGCTGTCGATCGAAGACCCCGAGCTGCGAAACCGGATGCTTCGTAGCGTGGCGACGCGTTTGGGTCGCGAGTATGCGGCGCAGCTTGATGAGAACGCACCGTTGGAAGAACGCATGCGAGTGCTGTCGCGGTTGTTGAAGTCGCGGCGGGTCGTCAGCGATGTGATCTCGGCGGGTGAGTTGCCGGTTTTGGACATCAACGCGTGTCCTTATCCGACGCTGGCCGATGGCAGCCAGGACCATTCGATGTGCCGGTTGGAAGAGCAGGTGCTGTCGGAGGCACTCGGCAAGCCGGTTCAATTGAGCCAGTGCCGACTCGATGGCGACTCCTGTTGCCAATTTTCGCCGGCGGTGAATTCGTCAACCGCGAATTCACCTGGCGACGGCACGACCGCTGAAGTCGACTGA
- a CDS encoding cation:proton antiporter domain-containing protein — translation MATVLVTGIVGGEIFALLRMPKVTGWIATGIVLRWLALPGMNTEVDPKCLDRFLPYMHFVLGFIAFTVGATLYFASLRNTGKRIGLLLLGETLVTPVLVGALLYFAGPLLPGGDSMTTQAALLLAAIAIAGAPGTTVLVIQEARARGILTRTLLAAIGLIDMVAVAVFVFITTFLGAQAGWSDALQSVVVQFGITLAIGGGCALIAIALTRIIVSPAFLGPTIVAAVLGSWGFAAGFGTSGGILACTFAGIVLTNFQHDLVRSGEAYLQTIGGALFALFYTFAGMRLDFGLVPSAAALVGLYFFARLAGKCISAFSAMSLAGVTANVRGYLGIALLPHGGVAVGLILLVSGEDSGFSEEVRTIVNTVGLSALAINQLLGPSATRFALSRADEDHKDRPRLLDFLQEHRITVGLSGSDREGTIRQLASQLYATSKMQIPQEEFVARVLARDAELSTYLGQGLMIPHAILDDGEGDEIRGVLGLSAEGLKFDTFDDRRVHAVLLLATPEMERSRHLQVLSAFATAITRDANLVEQLYHARSAAHAYEVLHADKHADINYFLEDAADQAGLRP, via the coding sequence ATGGCGACGGTGCTGGTGACCGGAATCGTCGGCGGCGAAATCTTCGCACTGCTCCGCATGCCCAAGGTGACCGGCTGGATCGCGACCGGCATCGTGCTGCGCTGGCTCGCGCTGCCCGGCATGAACACCGAAGTGGATCCGAAATGCCTGGATCGCTTCTTGCCCTACATGCACTTCGTGCTCGGATTCATCGCGTTCACCGTTGGTGCGACGCTGTATTTCGCCAGTCTGCGGAACACCGGAAAACGCATCGGGCTGTTGTTGCTGGGCGAGACGTTGGTGACACCGGTGCTGGTCGGCGCGCTGCTTTATTTTGCCGGGCCGCTGCTGCCCGGCGGCGATTCGATGACGACCCAGGCCGCGTTGTTGCTGGCGGCAATCGCGATCGCGGGGGCTCCCGGGACGACGGTCTTGGTGATCCAGGAAGCCCGGGCACGGGGCATTTTGACACGCACCTTGTTGGCGGCGATCGGTTTGATCGACATGGTCGCTGTGGCCGTGTTTGTGTTCATCACGACCTTCTTGGGCGCCCAAGCCGGATGGTCCGATGCGTTGCAAAGCGTGGTCGTTCAATTCGGCATCACGCTGGCGATCGGCGGCGGCTGTGCCCTGATCGCGATCGCGTTGACGCGGATCATCGTCAGCCCGGCATTTCTGGGACCGACGATCGTTGCCGCGGTGCTCGGCTCGTGGGGCTTTGCCGCCGGTTTCGGCACCTCCGGCGGGATCCTCGCTTGCACCTTTGCGGGCATCGTACTGACGAATTTCCAACACGACCTGGTTCGTTCGGGCGAAGCCTATTTACAAACCATCGGCGGCGCGCTGTTCGCTCTGTTCTACACCTTTGCCGGCATGCGACTGGATTTCGGCCTGGTCCCCAGCGCCGCGGCTCTGGTCGGACTGTATTTCTTCGCTCGCCTGGCCGGAAAATGCATCAGCGCGTTTTCGGCCATGTCTTTGGCCGGCGTGACGGCCAACGTGCGCGGCTACCTGGGCATCGCGCTGCTGCCACACGGCGGCGTCGCGGTCGGCTTGATCCTGTTGGTCTCGGGCGAGGACTCCGGTTTCAGCGAGGAAGTCCGAACGATCGTCAACACGGTCGGATTGTCCGCACTGGCGATCAACCAATTGCTCGGCCCGAGCGCGACACGGTTCGCCCTGTCACGAGCCGACGAAGACCACAAGGACCGCCCACGACTGCTGGACTTCCTGCAAGAACATCGCATCACCGTGGGGCTGTCCGGAAGCGATCGCGAAGGCACGATCCGACAACTGGCGTCGCAGCTGTACGCGACGTCAAAGATGCAAATCCCACAGGAGGAGTTTGTCGCGCGGGTGCTGGCTCGCGATGCCGAACTGTCAACCTACTTGGGACAAGGGCTGATGATCCCCCACGCGATCCTGGACGACGGGGAGGGCGACGAGATTCGTGGCGTCCTGGGGCTCAGTGCCGAAGGGCTGAAATTCGACACCTTTGACGACCGCCGCGTCCACGCCGTATTGCTGCTGGCGACGCCGGAGATGGAACGCAGTCGTCACCTGCAAGTGCTGTCGGCATTCGCGACCGCCATCACCCGTGACGCCAACCTGGTCGAACAACTCTATCACGCCCGCAGCGCCGCCCACGCCTACGAAGTCCTGCACGCCGACAAGCACGCCGATATCAACTACTTCCTGGAAGACGCCGCCGATCAAGCCGGCCTGCGGCCGTAA
- a CDS encoding FAD-dependent oxidoreductase — MKTKYFLSWLILAVTFTPATADETTNADVVIYGGTSAAVTAAVQVKQMGKSVVIVCPDKHLGGLSSGGLGWTDTGKKEVIGGLARDFYHRIYLEYQKPESWQWQTRDSYGNKGQGNRAIDGENRTQWIFEPHVAEKVFEDYIAEYAIPVHRDRWLDRQSGVEVVDGRIVSIRMLGGQTYQAKVFLDATYEGDLLAAAGVPYHVGRESVEQYGENWNGVQTGVLHHQHHFGNLPPISPYKTPGDPSSGVLPRISADPPGEKGAADHRVQAYCFRMCLTDHPENRVPFAEPEGYDPSQYELLARIYQAGWQDTFRKFDPIPNRKTDTNNHGPMSTDNIGFNYDYPEASYERRREIIREHETYQKGWLYFHTTDPRVPDEIRTAMQSWGLAADEFTDNGNWPHQIYVREARRMIGKYVMTENELQKRRPTPKSVGMGSYSIDSHNVQRYITPEGYVQNEGDIGVSTGGPYQISYDSLVPKQSDCTNLLVPVCVSSSHIAFGSIRMEPVFMILGQSAATAAVLAIDGGSAVQDVRYEDLKERLEADGQVLQYEGGGGSGAALRPGDFSGIVLDNVAAKLDGSWQSSQANHPHFLAGYLHDGNANKGQSTATFEVALDAGTYDVQIAYPVNNNRASNVPVQIAHAEGTESVTLNQRSKPAVEDTFASLGRYRFDAGTPARVVITNDATDGYVIIDAVRFVPVKGSE; from the coding sequence ATGAAGACAAAATACTTTCTGTCGTGGCTGATCCTGGCCGTGACGTTCACGCCGGCGACCGCCGACGAAACGACCAACGCAGACGTCGTGATCTATGGCGGGACGTCGGCGGCGGTGACCGCGGCCGTGCAGGTCAAACAGATGGGCAAGTCGGTGGTGATCGTCTGCCCCGACAAACACCTGGGCGGTCTTTCCAGCGGCGGTTTGGGATGGACCGACACCGGAAAGAAAGAAGTGATCGGCGGCCTGGCACGCGACTTCTATCACCGGATCTATTTGGAATACCAAAAGCCGGAATCATGGCAGTGGCAGACCCGTGACAGCTATGGCAACAAAGGGCAAGGCAATCGGGCGATCGACGGTGAAAACCGGACCCAATGGATCTTTGAACCCCACGTCGCCGAGAAGGTGTTCGAAGACTACATCGCGGAATATGCGATTCCGGTTCATCGCGACCGTTGGCTCGATCGCCAATCCGGCGTCGAAGTGGTCGACGGACGGATCGTGTCGATTCGCATGCTCGGCGGCCAGACGTACCAGGCCAAGGTGTTTCTGGACGCGACCTACGAAGGCGATTTGCTGGCCGCCGCCGGTGTGCCCTATCACGTCGGGCGTGAGTCTGTGGAGCAGTACGGCGAGAATTGGAACGGCGTGCAAACCGGTGTGTTGCACCACCAGCATCACTTCGGCAATTTGCCGCCGATCAGCCCCTACAAGACCCCCGGCGATCCGAGCAGTGGGGTTCTGCCGCGAATCAGCGCTGATCCCCCCGGGGAAAAAGGGGCCGCCGATCATCGTGTCCAGGCATATTGTTTTCGGATGTGCTTGACCGATCACCCGGAAAACCGCGTCCCGTTTGCCGAGCCGGAGGGATATGATCCGTCACAGTACGAGTTGCTCGCACGGATCTATCAAGCCGGTTGGCAGGACACGTTCCGCAAGTTCGACCCGATCCCCAATCGCAAGACCGATACGAACAATCACGGGCCGATGAGCACGGATAACATCGGGTTCAACTATGACTATCCGGAAGCCTCCTACGAGCGTCGCCGCGAAATCATTCGCGAACATGAAACGTATCAAAAAGGCTGGCTCTACTTTCACACCACCGACCCGCGGGTTCCCGACGAGATTCGTACGGCAATGCAATCGTGGGGCTTGGCGGCGGATGAATTCACCGACAACGGGAACTGGCCACACCAGATCTACGTCCGTGAAGCGCGTCGCATGATCGGCAAGTACGTGATGACCGAGAACGAACTTCAAAAGCGTCGGCCCACCCCGAAGTCGGTCGGCATGGGATCCTATTCGATCGATTCGCACAATGTTCAGCGCTACATCACGCCGGAGGGATACGTCCAAAATGAAGGTGACATCGGCGTGTCGACCGGCGGCCCGTACCAGATCTCGTACGATTCCCTGGTCCCGAAACAATCTGATTGCACCAATTTGCTGGTTCCGGTTTGCGTGTCCAGTTCGCACATCGCGTTCGGTTCGATACGGATGGAACCGGTCTTTATGATCCTGGGCCAAAGCGCCGCGACAGCGGCCGTGCTGGCGATCGACGGTGGGTCTGCCGTTCAGGACGTTCGCTATGAAGACTTGAAAGAGCGACTGGAAGCCGATGGGCAAGTGCTGCAGTACGAAGGCGGCGGGGGCAGCGGCGCGGCACTTCGTCCGGGTGATTTTTCCGGGATCGTGTTGGACAACGTTGCCGCGAAACTGGACGGTTCGTGGCAATCCAGCCAAGCCAATCACCCGCATTTTCTGGCCGGCTACCTGCATGATGGCAATGCAAACAAGGGGCAGTCGACGGCGACGTTCGAAGTCGCGTTGGACGCCGGGACGTATGACGTTCAAATCGCGTATCCCGTCAACAACAACCGCGCGAGCAATGTCCCGGTCCAAATTGCCCATGCCGAGGGGACTGAATCGGTAACGCTCAATCAGCGGAGTAAGCCGGCGGTCGAGGACACCTTCGCCTCGCTGGGACGCTACCGTTTTGACGCCGGCACCCCCGCCCGCGTTGTGATCACGAACGATGCCACCGATGGTTACGTGATCATCGATGCCGTTCGATTCGTGCCGGTGAAGGGGAGCGAGTGA
- the sufB gene encoding Fe-S cluster assembly protein SufB — MSTDAPAEPKTEIGEINKYNFRTETTGVFKAKKGLSREIVNQISDIKNEPDWMREFRLRSLEIFESKPMPKWGGAIDIDFQDIYYYLKPTDHQGKTWDDVPQEIKDTFDKLGIPEAEKKFLAGVKAQFESEVVYGSLEEDLAKKGVIFTDTDTAVREHPELLREYFGKIIPPEDNKFAALNSAVWSGGSFIYIPKGVSIDFPLQAYFRINAESMGQFERTLILVDEGANVHYVEGCTAPMYSTESLHSAVVEVVVKRNARCRYTTIQNWANNIYNLVTKRAHAYGDATMEWVDGNLGSKLTMKYPAVHMKEPGARGEILSIAFSSAGQHQDAGAKLVHEAPNTTGQIISKSISKNGGRSSYRGLVAVHPGAHNSKNNVVCDALILDPQSRSDTYPYIEISEQDVQIGHEASVSRIGEEQMFYLLSRGLSEQEASTMIVNGFIEPLVKELPMEYAIEMNRLIQLQMEGSVG; from the coding sequence ATGTCAACCGACGCGCCTGCCGAACCGAAAACCGAAATCGGCGAAATCAACAAGTACAATTTCCGCACCGAGACGACCGGCGTCTTCAAAGCCAAGAAGGGACTCAGTCGCGAGATCGTCAACCAGATCTCCGATATCAAGAACGAACCGGACTGGATGCGTGAGTTCCGCCTGCGTTCGTTGGAGATCTTCGAATCCAAGCCGATGCCCAAATGGGGCGGGGCGATCGATATCGATTTCCAGGACATCTACTACTACCTCAAGCCGACCGATCATCAGGGAAAGACTTGGGATGATGTCCCGCAAGAGATCAAGGACACCTTCGACAAGCTGGGAATTCCCGAAGCGGAAAAGAAGTTTCTGGCCGGGGTGAAGGCTCAGTTCGAAAGCGAAGTCGTTTACGGTTCGCTGGAAGAGGACTTGGCGAAAAAAGGTGTCATCTTTACCGATACCGACACCGCCGTTCGCGAACACCCCGAATTGTTGCGCGAGTACTTCGGCAAGATCATCCCGCCGGAAGACAACAAGTTCGCCGCACTTAACAGCGCGGTCTGGTCCGGAGGATCGTTCATCTACATCCCCAAGGGCGTGTCGATCGACTTCCCGCTGCAGGCGTATTTCCGCATCAACGCCGAGAGCATGGGGCAATTCGAACGGACGCTGATTCTGGTCGACGAAGGTGCCAACGTGCACTACGTCGAAGGCTGCACGGCGCCGATGTACAGCACCGAATCGTTGCACAGCGCGGTCGTCGAAGTCGTGGTCAAACGCAACGCACGCTGTCGTTACACGACCATCCAAAACTGGGCCAACAACATTTACAACCTGGTCACCAAACGGGCGCATGCCTACGGCGATGCGACCATGGAATGGGTCGACGGAAACTTGGGCAGCAAGTTGACGATGAAGTACCCCGCCGTGCACATGAAGGAGCCCGGGGCGCGCGGCGAGATCCTGTCGATCGCGTTCTCCAGTGCCGGCCAGCACCAAGACGCCGGCGCGAAGCTGGTGCACGAGGCGCCCAACACGACCGGACAAATCATCAGCAAGAGTATCAGCAAGAATGGCGGTCGCAGCAGCTACCGCGGTCTGGTTGCGGTGCACCCCGGTGCCCACAACAGCAAGAACAACGTCGTCTGCGACGCGTTGATCTTGGACCCGCAAAGCCGCAGTGACACGTACCCGTACATCGAGATCAGCGAGCAGGATGTTCAAATCGGTCACGAGGCCAGTGTGTCTCGGATCGGCGAAGAGCAGATGTTCTACCTGCTCTCCCGCGGCCTGTCCGAGCAGGAAGCGAGCACGATGATCGTCAACGGTTTTATCGAGCCGCTGGTCAAAGAGCTGCCGATGGAATACGCGATCGAAATGAACCGTCTGATTCAACTGCAAATGGAAGGCAGCGTCGGGTAA
- a CDS encoding GNAT family N-acetyltransferase: MALIIKPTERREIEAIFALRRDPDVLLHQYRPRRSETPESFARKLDAPPDRLGMSFRCTSILVDDVMVGHVMQHFGPAPDPRLNACECGWNLAKSHWGQGIMPRALTLLFDQLFEEDPKLLIFASCFTSNHRSRRVIEKLGFQRDQMHWIVWLTHLIRSRGRRIEQFRLDRRGYRLALAHLAAVESLERESASD; encoded by the coding sequence GTGGCTTTGATCATCAAGCCGACCGAGCGGCGGGAAATCGAAGCGATCTTTGCGCTGCGGCGCGACCCGGACGTGTTGTTGCACCAGTACCGTCCCCGCCGCAGCGAGACTCCGGAATCGTTTGCCCGCAAGCTGGATGCCCCGCCTGACCGACTCGGCATGTCATTTCGTTGCACGTCGATTCTGGTCGACGATGTTATGGTCGGACACGTGATGCAGCATTTCGGACCCGCTCCGGACCCCCGGCTCAACGCGTGTGAATGTGGCTGGAATCTCGCCAAGTCTCACTGGGGACAGGGCATCATGCCCCGAGCGCTCACGCTGCTGTTCGACCAGTTGTTTGAGGAGGATCCCAAGCTGTTGATTTTCGCCTCGTGTTTTACCTCCAATCACCGCAGTCGTCGGGTGATCGAAAAGCTGGGGTTCCAGCGAGATCAGATGCACTGGATCGTCTGGTTGACCCATTTGATTCGCAGCCGCGGGCGGCGGATCGAGCAGTTTCGCCTGGACCGGAGGGGATATCGGTTGGCGCTGGCGCATCTGGCCGCGGTTGAATCGTTGGAGCGGGAGTCGGCTTCGGATTAA
- a CDS encoding 30S ribosomal protein S1, with the protein MVNRNLIRSLEDDDMLNDLAVMAPEEETEDWLLDFLQHAEQQEYAQGRIVDGKIVEINDEWALIDVGFKSEGTVNLNEWGPDETKPKVGDTVQVLIEEMEDNYGAADDPYGMIALSKSKAEKIIEWEHIIKKIGEGQVVTGTVIRKIKGGLLVDIGVNVFLPGSQVDIRRPGDIGDFIGRVIQAEVLKIDDTRRNIVISRRSLIENQREEDRAYLMQELEVGQIRKGIVKNIADFGAFVDLGGIDGLLHITDMAWERISHPTEMVSIDQEIEVKVLHIDREKQKIALGLKQKDRNPWENIEEKYPVDSNHDGEVVNVMSYGAFVKLEPGIEGLVHISEMSWTKRVNHPSELVNIGDKIQVKILGVDPEGQQLSLGMKQTQKNPWDDVLERYPEGTDVTGKVRNLTNYGAFIELEEGIDGLLHVSDMSWTRKIGHPSELLEKGQELQCRVLSVDEQRRRIALGLKQLDNDPWDGDIPDKYQPGQLVKGNVTKITNFGVFIGLEDGLEGLLHISELAEHKVENPEEVVKVGDEIEVKVLRVDTDERKIGLSLKRVDWGEEQERAAAEAEAAETGSMPAQEGDLKGGLGSGEGPLFPTGG; encoded by the coding sequence ATGGTCAACCGCAATCTGATCCGTTCCCTCGAAGACGACGACATGCTCAACGATCTGGCCGTCATGGCGCCAGAGGAGGAGACGGAGGATTGGCTGCTCGATTTCCTGCAGCACGCCGAGCAGCAAGAATACGCCCAAGGGCGAATCGTTGACGGCAAAATCGTTGAAATCAACGACGAATGGGCCCTGATCGATGTCGGCTTTAAAAGCGAAGGCACGGTCAACCTGAACGAATGGGGCCCCGACGAAACCAAACCCAAGGTCGGCGACACCGTCCAGGTCCTCATCGAGGAAATGGAAGACAACTACGGGGCTGCCGACGACCCCTACGGAATGATCGCGCTGAGCAAGAGCAAAGCGGAAAAGATCATCGAGTGGGAACACATCATCAAGAAGATCGGTGAAGGCCAGGTCGTCACCGGTACCGTGATCCGCAAGATCAAAGGCGGTTTGCTGGTCGACATCGGCGTCAACGTCTTCCTGCCGGGCAGCCAAGTCGATATCCGACGCCCCGGCGACATCGGCGATTTCATCGGCCGCGTGATCCAAGCCGAAGTCTTGAAGATCGACGACACCCGCCGCAACATCGTCATCAGCCGACGTTCGCTGATCGAAAACCAACGCGAAGAAGACCGCGCGTACCTGATGCAGGAACTCGAGGTCGGACAGATCCGCAAGGGGATCGTCAAGAACATCGCCGACTTCGGTGCCTTCGTGGACCTGGGCGGTATCGACGGCCTGCTGCACATCACCGACATGGCTTGGGAACGCATCTCGCACCCGACCGAAATGGTTTCAATCGACCAAGAAATCGAAGTCAAGGTGCTGCACATCGATCGCGAAAAGCAAAAGATCGCGCTCGGCTTGAAGCAAAAAGACCGCAACCCGTGGGAAAACATCGAAGAGAAGTATCCGGTGGATTCCAACCACGATGGCGAAGTCGTCAACGTGATGAGCTACGGTGCGTTCGTCAAACTGGAACCGGGCATCGAAGGCCTGGTGCACATCAGCGAGATGAGCTGGACCAAGCGGGTCAATCACCCCAGCGAATTGGTCAACATCGGCGACAAGATCCAGGTCAAAATCCTGGGCGTCGACCCCGAAGGCCAGCAACTGTCGTTGGGCATGAAGCAGACCCAAAAGAACCCCTGGGACGACGTGTTGGAGCGTTACCCCGAGGGCACCGACGTGACCGGAAAGGTTCGCAACCTGACCAACTACGGTGCGTTCATCGAACTCGAAGAAGGTATCGATGGACTGCTTCACGTCAGCGACATGTCCTGGACCCGCAAGATCGGTCACCCCAGCGAATTGTTGGAGAAAGGCCAAGAGCTGCAGTGCCGTGTGTTGAGCGTCGACGAACAACGTCGCCGCATCGCGTTGGGACTGAAGCAACTCGATAACGACCCCTGGGATGGCGACATTCCGGACAAGTACCAGCCCGGCCAACTGGTCAAGGGCAACGTCACCAAGATCACCAACTTCGGTGTCTTCATCGGCCTGGAAGACGGCTTGGAAGGCTTGCTGCACATCAGCGAACTGGCCGAGCACAAGGTCGAAAACCCGGAAGAAGTCGTCAAGGTCGGCGACGAGATCGAGGTCAAGGTGCTGCGTGTCGATACCGACGAGCGAAAGATCGGCCTGTCGCTCAAACGAGTCGACTGGGGCGAAGAGCAAGAACGTGCCGCGGCGGAAGCCGAAGCCGCCGAAACCGGCAGCATGCCCGCCCAAGAAGGCGACCTGAAGGGCGGCCTGGGAAGCGGCGAAGGCCCACTGTTCCCGACCGGCGGCTGA
- the sufC gene encoding Fe-S cluster assembly ATPase SufC, whose product MTHVLKIEDLHVSVGDKPILRGVNLTINHGETHALMGPNGSGKSTLGLAIMGHPGYEVTSGSITLDGKDVLEMGPDERARAGIFMAFQRPMAIPGVKMADFLRHATTNVRRPDRKEGEELIPMREFRKELREKMEHLRMDSEFARRYVNDGFSGGEMKRAEILQLAMLQPKFAVLDETDSGLDADAVRLASESIADIGHQKMGLLIITHHDKLLEHNPPEFTHVMLGGRLVETGGKELAEELHQHGYDRIRKAYPDAEALNQKLLAEDAEEALA is encoded by the coding sequence ATGACTCACGTTCTGAAAATTGAAGACTTGCACGTGTCGGTCGGCGACAAGCCGATTCTCCGGGGCGTCAACTTGACCATCAACCATGGCGAAACGCACGCCCTGATGGGCCCCAACGGCAGCGGCAAGAGCACCTTGGGTTTGGCGATCATGGGCCACCCCGGGTACGAAGTGACGTCGGGATCGATCACGCTGGACGGCAAGGACGTGTTGGAGATGGGGCCGGATGAACGGGCACGAGCGGGCATCTTCATGGCGTTCCAACGACCGATGGCGATCCCCGGCGTGAAGATGGCGGATTTCTTGCGTCACGCGACCACCAACGTCCGACGCCCCGACCGCAAGGAAGGCGAAGAGTTGATTCCGATGCGTGAGTTCCGCAAGGAGCTTCGCGAAAAGATGGAACATCTGCGGATGGACAGCGAATTCGCCCGCCGCTACGTCAACGACGGTTTCTCCGGCGGTGAAATGAAACGTGCCGAGATTCTGCAGTTGGCAATGTTGCAACCCAAATTTGCCGTGTTGGATGAAACCGACTCGGGGCTCGATGCCGACGCCGTCCGATTGGCAAGTGAGTCGATCGCGGACATCGGCCACCAGAAAATGGGACTGCTGATCATCACCCACCACGACAAATTGCTCGAACACAATCCCCCGGAATTCACCCACGTCATGCTGGGCGGACGGCTGGTTGAAACCGGCGGCAAGGAACTGGCCGAAGAGCTGCACCAACACGGCTACGACCGCATCCGAAAAGCCTATCCGGATGCCGAAGCGCTGAACCAAAAGCTGCTTGCCGAAGACGCCGAAGAGGCACTGGCGTGA
- a CDS encoding glucose 1-dehydrogenase, protein MKAVAVTPGTPNSVHLTEIEEPSLDQFPDGKGVLVKTLKVGVDATDREINEALYGNAPQGDDFLVIGHESFGIVEAVGPNVRRVKPGDYVTATVRRPGGSIYDVIGTNDMTSEETYYERGINLRHGFMTEKFADEEEYIVRVPEGLKHLHVLQEPMSCAAKAVQQAYEAQHRMKVWRPRLAYVLGSGQIGLLTTLILKLRGLDVYTLARGEAPNLKSEIVTGMEANYVSTRKTSLDELVANTGKPDLIVDATGSSKLAFQAMQHVGHNGVVVWTSITGGDENIEIPSDSVNLNWVLGNKLLLGSVNANRTHFESGIRDLALGDMMFPGVLDKILTHPVDGMDNYQEMMRLLVEDKDALKVFVDIAEG, encoded by the coding sequence ATGAAAGCTGTCGCGGTTACCCCGGGCACCCCCAATAGCGTTCACCTGACCGAAATCGAAGAACCGTCGCTGGATCAGTTCCCCGATGGCAAAGGGGTGCTGGTCAAGACCCTGAAGGTCGGGGTGGACGCGACCGACCGCGAGATCAACGAGGCGCTGTACGGCAACGCGCCGCAGGGCGACGATTTCCTGGTGATCGGCCACGAGTCGTTCGGCATCGTCGAAGCGGTCGGTCCCAACGTCCGCCGCGTCAAACCGGGCGACTACGTCACCGCGACGGTCCGTCGACCGGGCGGATCGATCTATGACGTGATCGGGACCAACGACATGACCAGCGAGGAGACGTACTACGAGCGTGGGATCAACTTGCGTCACGGCTTCATGACAGAGAAGTTCGCCGACGAGGAGGAGTACATCGTTCGGGTCCCCGAGGGGCTGAAGCATTTGCACGTGCTGCAAGAACCGATGAGCTGTGCGGCCAAGGCGGTCCAACAGGCCTATGAGGCTCAGCACCGCATGAAGGTCTGGCGGCCGCGTCTGGCCTACGTGCTCGGGTCGGGCCAAATCGGCTTGCTGACCACACTGATCCTCAAACTTCGCGGCCTGGACGTTTACACGCTGGCCCGCGGAGAAGCCCCGAACCTGAAAAGCGAAATCGTCACCGGCATGGAGGCCAACTATGTCAGCACCCGCAAAACGTCGCTGGACGAACTGGTCGCCAACACGGGCAAACCGGACTTGATCGTCGACGCGACCGGCAGCAGCAAGTTGGCGTTCCAGGCGATGCAACACGTCGGGCACAACGGCGTGGTGGTCTGGACCAGCATCACCGGGGGCGATGAAAACATCGAAATCCCCTCCGACAGCGTCAATTTGAATTGGGTGCTGGGCAACAAGTTGCTTCTCGGCAGCGTCAATGCCAACCGCACGCACTTCGAGAGCGGCATCCGAGATCTGGCGCTGGGCGACATGATGTTCCCCGGCGTGCTGGACAAAATCCTGACCCACCCGGTCGACGGAATGGACAACTACCAGGAGATGATGCGGTTGTTGGTCGAGGACAAGGACGCTTTGAAGGTGTTTGTGGATATCGCCGAAGGCTGA